The Dokdonia sp. 4H-3-7-5 genomic interval GTGTGTAGGGTGTCACTCTCAAATGGTACGACCATTTAGAAGTGAGGTAGAGCGCTATGGAGAATACTCAAAAGCGGGAGAGTATGTGTATGATCACCCATTCTTATGGGGAAGTAAGCGTACTGGACCAGATCTTATGCGTGTAGGAGGAAAGTACAGTGATAACTGGCACTTAAATCACTTCTATGATCCACAAAGTACTTCGTCTGGTTCTATAATGCCATCTTATAAATGGTTATTACGTAGAGAACTAGATAAAGATCTCACAGAGACAAAAATGGAAGCAATGGTAACCTTAGGAGTACCATACACTCCAGAAGATATTGCAAATGCTCAAGAGTCTATGACCGCACAAGGAATAGCTATAGAGAAGAACCTCTACTCAGATCCAGACTTTGCAAAAACTCATGAGGCAGATAAAAAGTATGCCGAAGAAAACGGTGAAGACTTTGTGGAGATGCGTAACCGTGAGGTGGTAGCTCTTATAGCTTACATACAGCGACTAGGAACAGATATTAAAGTTAAAAACGCAGATGGTACTACATCCATCTTAAACGACTAGCACCATGTTTAAATTTATAAAAGGAAACTTAGAAAATATAGATGGAGTGGAGATCTATCCTATAGTATCATTACTCATATTTTTCATCTTTTTTGCTGCACTATTCTTTTGGGTATTTACAGCAAAGAAAGCACACATCACAGAGGTAAGTAACATCCCGCTTAATGATGATACACTCAACGTAAATACTATAGAAGAATGAGAACCACAGCATCATTTTTAAGAATACTAGGCTTTTCACTATTAGGATATTTCCTCATAGATTACGTAGGGACTACAGGGGAGACTTCTATATTTCTAGAGCAACCGTGGGTCTGGGCTATACTTGGCGTAATCATGCTTTTTTATACAGCAGGAGAAGTGAGCATGGCTGCGCTGCGCAATGTTCTTTACAAAACGCTTAAGCCACAAGCACAAGCAAAGTTTGATGAGCAAGAAGCACTTGCAGAAGCAAATCAGTTTAAGTGGATTAAAGAGAAGTATAAAGCATCTCTAGGAAGTAAAGAGATAGCTCAAGAGCATGAGATTATACTAGATCATAACTATGACGGTATACAAGAGCTTGATAATAACTTGCCACCATGGTGGGTGTATATGTTCTACGCATCAATAGTCTTTGCAGTAATATACTTAGTGCGTTTTGAAGTACTAGACGACTACAACCAAGCCGAAGAATATGAAGTTGCTGTAGCAGAAGCAAAAGCAGAAATAGAAGAATGGAAAAAAACGGCAAAAGATCTTGTCGATGTAAATACGGTAACACTCCTCACAGATGCGAGTGATATCAATGCTGGTAAAGCCATTTTTACAAATAACTGTATTGCTTGTCATAAAGCAGATGGTGGCGGAGGTATAGGACCTAACCTCACAGACCAGCACTGGATTCTGGGTGGAGGAATTAAAAATGTCTTCAAAACTATCTCAGAAGGTGGTCGTGATGGTAAAGGTATGATCTCATGGAAATCAGAACTTAAGGCTGCAGAGATGGCGCAAGTAGCTAGCTTCGTGTTAAGCTTACAAGGCACCACTCCAGCAGAGCCTAAGGAGTCAGAAGGTGAGTTATGGGTAAATCCAGATGCCCCTGCTGCTCCTATAAAGGATGTTGTTACAGATAGCACAGTAGTG includes:
- a CDS encoding CcoQ/FixQ family Cbb3-type cytochrome c oxidase assembly chaperone, which encodes MFKFIKGNLENIDGVEIYPIVSLLIFFIFFAALFFWVFTAKKAHITEVSNIPLNDDTLNVNTIEE
- a CDS encoding cbb3-type cytochrome c oxidase N-terminal domain-containing protein encodes the protein MRTTASFLRILGFSLLGYFLIDYVGTTGETSIFLEQPWVWAILGVIMLFYTAGEVSMAALRNVLYKTLKPQAQAKFDEQEALAEANQFKWIKEKYKASLGSKEIAQEHEIILDHNYDGIQELDNNLPPWWVYMFYASIVFAVIYLVRFEVLDDYNQAEEYEVAVAEAKAEIEEWKKTAKDLVDVNTVTLLTDASDINAGKAIFTNNCIACHKADGGGGIGPNLTDQHWILGGGIKNVFKTISEGGRDGKGMISWKSELKAAEMAQVASFVLSLQGTTPAEPKESEGELWVNPDAPAAPIKDVVTDSTVVQLTSN